The proteins below come from a single Bacillus mycoides genomic window:
- a CDS encoding MerR family transcriptional regulator has product MELKSEMYTPKIVADRLGVTPDLLKVWSNEFNIQTERSQGGHRRYSKVNIEELTAIKEKIQVQKWSYDQVRAWRNGELDSFVSKEEKSELEKKLDEVLENQQLQNQFNQALVQKLQEITNELVTTKEHLANTEKKLTEVEGKNSELEVFIEKKLEKRDQLLLENIRDIQKQNQKQKRKGFFGLFKN; this is encoded by the coding sequence TTGGAACTAAAATCGGAAATGTATACACCGAAAATCGTTGCGGATCGTTTAGGGGTGACCCCTGATTTATTAAAAGTATGGTCAAACGAATTTAATATACAAACGGAACGAAGTCAGGGAGGGCATCGTAGGTACTCTAAAGTAAATATAGAAGAATTAACAGCAATTAAAGAAAAAATACAGGTACAAAAATGGTCTTATGATCAGGTTCGGGCATGGCGAAATGGGGAACTTGATTCGTTTGTTTCAAAAGAAGAAAAATCGGAATTAGAAAAGAAATTGGATGAAGTATTAGAAAATCAACAATTACAAAATCAGTTCAATCAAGCGCTTGTTCAAAAATTACAGGAAATTACGAATGAATTAGTTACTACAAAAGAGCATTTAGCTAATACGGAGAAAAAATTAACTGAAGTAGAAGGTAAAAATAGCGAATTAGAAGTTTTTATAGAGAAGAAGCTAGAGAAGCGAGATCAGTTATTGCTTGAAAATATTAGAGATATACAGAAGCAAAATCAGAAACAAAAACGGAAAGGTTTTTTCGGTTTGTTTAAAAATTAA
- a CDS encoding lactococcin 972 family bacteriocin produces the protein MNLKKKVSSFVLGAACLGAFATAAAAETVSVEGGTWKHWYEDGIVYSHYYHDELVHSSAVKVGDKTYPSGWKAPGDWAKASATYSWYNSIRTFYNVQ, from the coding sequence ATGAATTTAAAGAAGAAAGTTTCTAGTTTTGTATTAGGTGCTGCTTGTTTAGGTGCTTTTGCTACTGCTGCTGCTGCAGAAACAGTTAGCGTTGAAGGTGGTACGTGGAAGCATTGGTATGAAGATGGTATTGTTTATTCTCATTACTATCATGATGAGTTAGTGCATAGCTCAGCAGTTAAAGTGGGAGATAAAACGTACCCTAGTGGTTGGAAAGCTCCTGGTGATTGGGCAAAAGCTTCTGCTACATATAGTTGGTATAATTCTATTAGAACGTTTTATAATGTTCAATAA
- a CDS encoding DUF1430 domain-containing protein, with protein sequence MKKVILIIISLGFLICSSLSVFLFDLKESYEQIYFPGENVSTFEVTSWKKDKKNIDILNELDQFAKDNKINVYKKQYSTSNKGGVNYDYYYSIYVPSKVRDVIPINNSNINNKGVFSTNSGDIELFNKSSNMVLQPLLKAEEKSVIGFYSFQYKNSSQYKLITDKLSSLGLVYNSYNSLDFKYVISTFFAMPGIFILMLSVIIFIVMLFFVTLYEIFMRYKELAILKLYGYRKRTIYFQMLFEKMKLILYIMFPILGIFFTFVWVKYEGNRFLEFVLFSILIFLIYILITMLISSLVFFVIRFVTIQKMIKNKQPFRFVNVLNITAKYIASFVMVFLIFNIVDKQKDLNMKIDRVKDWDKVKSYVFFEYGGKASDSANDRQLHYQNAKNIVDLYKEVEERSIVVAPSDYFMPGAPDINYSENISNKYIVINSNYLKMHPVFDINNKSLEGLKPKSDTELTLLVPEKYRSMEKEIRSHFLKYFRLQKYFDKVFIKEMTKDEMNLQNITIDFHYIKNNQSNFLYDHTNSFKNESVIDSILVLIDSNTFGPESYTSFLGNGRIFTKVVDINNSYKELLPVISDTKTEELIMGTPGVYGSVSKKINDLKQESLMLKFTLLFVSITLLSIIFITVLNYLERNKYILAVKTIHGYSFINKHYKFIYVSLGSWFITLVSSVVLFGFSLFVISSNLALICLELLLINFIVRILEYKEIVSVVKGE encoded by the coding sequence ATGAAAAAAGTAATTTTAATTATAATAAGTTTAGGTTTTTTAATATGTTCTTCTTTAAGTGTTTTTTTATTTGATTTAAAAGAGTCATATGAACAAATATATTTTCCAGGAGAGAATGTTTCTACATTTGAGGTAACATCATGGAAAAAAGATAAAAAAAATATTGATATTTTAAATGAGTTAGATCAATTTGCAAAAGATAATAAGATTAATGTATATAAAAAGCAATATTCTACATCTAATAAAGGTGGAGTTAATTATGATTATTATTATTCAATTTATGTTCCGTCTAAAGTAAGAGATGTTATTCCTATAAATAATAGTAATATAAATAATAAAGGAGTTTTTTCAACTAATAGTGGAGATATTGAATTATTTAATAAAAGTTCAAATATGGTACTTCAGCCTTTATTAAAAGCGGAAGAAAAATCAGTAATAGGTTTTTATAGTTTTCAATATAAAAATAGTAGTCAATATAAATTGATTACAGATAAATTATCAAGTTTGGGATTAGTTTATAATAGCTATAATTCATTAGACTTTAAATATGTTATTAGTACATTTTTTGCGATGCCAGGTATATTTATTTTAATGTTAAGTGTAATTATTTTCATTGTTATGTTATTTTTTGTTACGTTATATGAAATTTTTATGCGATATAAGGAATTAGCTATTTTAAAACTTTATGGGTACAGGAAGAGAACTATTTATTTTCAGATGTTATTTGAAAAAATGAAATTGATTTTGTATATTATGTTTCCGATTTTAGGTATTTTCTTTACTTTTGTTTGGGTTAAATATGAAGGGAATAGGTTTTTAGAGTTTGTTTTGTTTAGCATATTAATCTTTTTAATATATATTTTGATTACTATGCTTATTAGTAGTTTGGTTTTCTTTGTTATAAGGTTTGTTACTATTCAAAAAATGATTAAAAATAAACAACCTTTTAGGTTTGTTAATGTTTTAAATATAACAGCAAAATATATAGCATCTTTTGTAATGGTGTTTTTAATTTTTAATATAGTGGATAAACAAAAAGATTTAAATATGAAAATTGATAGAGTTAAAGATTGGGATAAAGTTAAATCATATGTTTTTTTTGAATATGGAGGGAAAGCATCTGATTCAGCAAATGATAGGCAATTACATTATCAAAATGCTAAAAATATAGTTGATTTATATAAAGAAGTTGAAGAACGTTCAATTGTAGTAGCTCCTTCTGATTATTTTATGCCGGGTGCACCAGATATTAATTACTCTGAAAATATTTCAAACAAATATATTGTTATTAATAGTAATTATTTAAAAATGCATCCAGTTTTTGATATTAATAATAAATCGTTAGAAGGTTTGAAACCAAAGAGTGATACAGAATTGACATTATTAGTACCAGAGAAATATCGCTCAATGGAAAAAGAAATTAGAAGTCACTTTTTAAAATATTTTAGATTACAAAAATATTTTGATAAGGTGTTTATTAAAGAGATGACTAAAGATGAAATGAATTTGCAAAATATAACTATTGATTTTCATTATATAAAGAATAACCAAAGTAATTTTTTATATGATCATACTAATTCATTTAAAAATGAATCGGTAATAGATTCTATTTTAGTTTTAATTGATTCTAATACTTTTGGTCCGGAAAGTTATACAAGCTTTTTAGGTAATGGTCGTATTTTTACTAAAGTTGTAGATATTAACAATTCTTATAAAGAATTATTACCAGTTATTTCAGATACTAAAACAGAAGAATTAATTATGGGAACTCCAGGAGTATATGGATCAGTATCTAAAAAAATTAATGATTTAAAGCAAGAAAGTTTAATGTTGAAATTTACACTGTTATTTGTGAGTATAACGTTGCTCTCGATTATTTTTATTACAGTATTGAATTATTTAGAGCGTAATAAATATATCTTAGCTGTTAAAACAATTCATGGTTATTCATTTATAAATAAACATTATAAATTTATTTATGTTTCTTTAGGTTCGTGGTTTATAACTTTAGTATCTTCTGTAGTATTGTTTGGTTTTTCATTATTTGTTATTTCATCTAATTTAGCATTAATATGTTTAGAATTGTTATTGATTAACTTTATTGTAAGGATTTTAGAATATAAAGAAATTGTATCTGTTGTTAAAGGAGAATAG
- a CDS encoding ABC transporter ATP-binding protein — protein MIEVKKLSKKYNSHYIFQDINLKISRGEMVALVGPSGIGKSTLLNIMGSLEPFDAGEVLIDGEKINYKDNVNLLREKIGFLFQNYALIDQETVSKNLDIALKFKKVVNKEELKQKVMDKVGLSNKMKHKIYELSGGEQQRVALARLMLKPCEIILADEPTGALDSKNRDMVLEFLKELNRDGKTLVIVTHDPYVAEFCDRQIELSSNNLVIS, from the coding sequence ATGATTGAAGTGAAAAAATTAAGTAAAAAATATAATTCACATTATATTTTTCAAGATATAAATTTAAAAATTTCTCGTGGGGAAATGGTTGCATTAGTAGGTCCAAGTGGGATAGGGAAGTCAACATTATTGAATATTATGGGATCTCTAGAACCTTTTGATGCTGGTGAAGTATTAATTGATGGAGAAAAAATAAATTATAAGGATAATGTGAATTTATTACGTGAAAAAATAGGTTTTTTGTTTCAAAACTATGCATTAATTGATCAGGAAACAGTTAGTAAAAACCTAGATATAGCTTTAAAATTTAAAAAGGTTGTAAATAAAGAAGAATTAAAACAAAAAGTAATGGATAAAGTTGGGCTCTCTAATAAAATGAAGCATAAAATTTATGAATTAAGTGGTGGTGAACAACAAAGAGTAGCATTAGCAAGATTAATGTTGAAACCATGTGAAATTATTTTAGCTGATGAACCTACGGGTGCATTAGATTCAAAAAATCGTGATATGGTTTTGGAATTTTTGAAAGAATTAAATCGTGATGGAAAGACATTGGTGATTGTTACACATGATCCTTATGTAGCTGAATTTTGTGATCGTCAAATTGAATTAAGTTCAAATAATTTAGTTATAAGTTGA